In Fragaria vesca subsp. vesca linkage group LG5, FraVesHawaii_1.0, whole genome shotgun sequence, the genomic stretch AAGTATCATTGTATGTATATGGCAGTAAATTATGCAGCAATTAAAGATGAGCAATGACAGCAGACAATACCTTTGAAAAATATCCAACCATATGGCATCCCCGATCATCACATTCACATAGAATGTAAAATAGAAAGAGGTCAACATCATAGTACAGGGTCTTGTGATCAAGAAACAGCTTTGCTAAATAACAAAGGTTCTGTCCATAAACCTTGTTCTTTTTACCATCAACCTGATTCAAAACATTTTAAAAAAGCAAGTTATATCAACCACAAACTTGACTTCTGCAAGGCTGCAAATATATCCAAAAACAATTCAAGACTGAAAAAATAAAGAGTATGAAAGGATGGTTATGCAGTATTAAAGTGTTTCAAAATCAATCGCAAATTACATAAATCATACACACACACACAATGGGTTTCTTTAGAACTTATCACCGAGATATTGTGCAGATATGCGGCAACTAACCTCAAACATAGAAAGCGTATGATTCCGGTATATCTCATCACCAGGAGGATGCTTAAGATCACACTTCCTCTGTATACAAAGACAAGAAAATGTATGATAAATAATGTTAACTACAAAAAGTTTTACGAAAGCAAGTGAACTTAATAACAAAAAATATTAACCACAGGCTCACTAATGCATGAATCTCTCTTTACAAACAATTGTAAGCAAGGCAAAATAACAAAATTTGAGAGAGCTCACCATATGCCTCTGAAGCTGTTCTTTACGCTTCATGAAATTGAGACAAAACTCACAGAAGTACAGCTTCCCCGAGTCATTATATTCTGGTGGAAACGGCGAGAAGTACCATGTCTCAATCTCATATCTTCCAAGTTCTATAGTCGCTATATTTTTCACTTTAGTAAATTCTTCATGTTCACGTAAGCTAGCAGCATCAAGTTCCTCATGCCCCTATAAAAATACCAAAACACATGAAATATAAGTTCACATTTAGAGTCTCTCATTAAAGCCCTACCTCACAGATATTCCGATGTTACTAACTAGTAATGTAGACAACTTCCACACAGAATTTTACCATATACATACATATATATATATATATAAAGCACTTAAGTTATCCAAATTGTGCATACCTCCACATGGGTCTCATCAATCTTACGCTTCTGATGGCGAGTCATTTTCAAGCTTGTGACCTGAGCACAGTAAAAATTAAACAAAGTTCATATAAGGAATATTTTGTGTGAAACCCAGACATCATTGAACGCTTTGGAAACCTCAGGGTACAATGAGCAGTGCCAAAAAATACTGAAGAAAAAAACTCTGGAAAGGGGGTGAAATGAACAACATTACCTTGTCCTCCACTTTCTCATCAACAACAGCCTCTACTGAATCAAGGTCAAGTTGATCAAGTTTCACCCACTCATCAAGCCTCCTATTGACTGTTCAGATAAACAAAAAGATGACAATATCAATTTTACATTGATCAATTTGATTATATAACCAGGAGCAGAATATGTTAGATACTATGCCATCTGAGGGGGGAAAACAATTCTAATAACGTTTACGCAATAATTAAGATATCAGGTGACAGATGTGATGTTCTATTGTATCAAAACGAATTGTAACCAAACTAGAGATAAACAGAACGACATGACCCAAACAAGTTTGTTGTGCTTGTCACACCTCTTGCATAATATTTCTTCTCTATGCCCAGAAATCCCCCAAACCCACTTTGCAAGACTGGTGAGTCCTGCCATAGCCTACAATCTTCAGGTGAACCGAAACTCTAGCAATTAGCTAAATGGTACCTTAAGGGGGATCAGACACGAGACCCCAAGGAAGTTTCTACCTTATGATCCACCATACCTGACAAAAGTTCCTTTGATCTTTGCTTCCACATCCATTATTCTCAAACCATCTCCATTTTACTGGCCCAACAGTCCCTAATCATAGTGAATCTATATCCAAGTTACTGTTCTTACCTATCCAAGGGTCGACAACCTCATTAATCAGTTCCTAAGATTTTCCAGAGAACTCGAGATAAAGGGTAGTTCTTTCTTTCAGTATTAAGTGCAATTAAGTGCATAATTCCACTCCTCCTATCCTAAGTGCCAATTAAGTTTCTTTTCATCCCCAACTCCGGAAACAAGTCATCAATTCATCACACATCAACTCAGCCAAATAGGAAGTTCATCAAATTGACCAATGTCTGTTAACTACTACAAAATAAACACCAAATTGACCAATACGAAATACAAATTCTCCCGAGTAGTGACCAATTATACCCAAACCAGTACCAATTTCGCTAAAATTTCAAAATCGAAAAAAACCCTAACCCTAATTGGCAAAATCAAGCGAGAGAAAAAAGGATCTTACACTCGGTATAGTGAACGTAATACTCGTAATCGTTGGGTCCGCCGCCGTGAACCCTCCGGCGCTCGATGACCTTGACTCCATGGTACTTGTTGTCCCTCCAACGACACAGGACGCTCGTGCCGACCTCCAAAGGAAGCAGGGACATCCTCCGCTTCTTCGACGCTTCCGATTCCGGCGTCGTCACGGCGGCGGAGGGAGGATATCCATCGCCGGTGTGAGGCTTGGTGTCGCCGTCGTATGTGACGGTGGCGCCGTTGGGGGTATCAGAGCCGTTTTCGGGAACCGGAGATGTGCCTATCGAACCCATTGTCGGTTTAGCCAAAAACCCGAGAACAAGGGAATTAAGAATGAAACCTAGTGGGCCTGACCCATAAACTGAGCTGGCTCGTGTTATTGGGCTTGAACATTAAATACGATCTCCAATTTTTGATCTAAAACTTATTACTAAATTACATCGGAGTTAAGAGATGTGAAATCTACACATTTTAAATTGAAATTCACACAATTTTTTTTTTTTTTTTTTTTTGGTAAAAACATTTACAAAAAGACAAAATTTAAGTCATTAAAAGATAAAATTCAAGTTACCAAAAAAAAAAAGGATGTGTGGATTTCACAACTCATTAACAAAAAGTTACATAATTTTTTTTTTTGGACAAAAGTTACATAATTACTTTACAAGCATGTCACCTTACCCTTAGATCGACGGTTAAGGGTGTGAACCGCCATACACATAGTAGCGCAATATAAACTCAGTCCAATGGAGGGCCGGGTAACCCCAAGAGAGGAACTGGTGTACTTGTTGTACTCTTGTAATTTTTTAGTAGAAAGAGTTGTTTGGCGCTATCTTACAGAAAATATTTTAGGAAAATCCTACAACCTTGTGACAGCTTATATATAGCTAAACAAGGATTTGCTAATTTTTAAATGTAATTCAATCAAATTAAGTTGATTGATTTTCAAGTGAACCTACTTTCGACAATATATGGTTTGTGCCACATTGGCCAAATTCTCTGGGGAGATGCTTTTTGTGGTACACAAATATCATGTGGTACACAAATTTAGATTTTTGTTCGAAAATTTTCAATGTAAACGAGTTAGGATTAAGGTCTTTTAATTAGAATTGAATTCTTTTTGAAATCATCTATTACTCATTTGAAATGGTGAAATAGGGTAACACTGTAACAGATTTCCCAACTTAGTCCTATGAAAACAAGGACACGGAAATGACACGGAAAAGAACAAAAGGAAAAACTTGAAAAATCTCGGAATCCTTATCCTCCAAGGAAATGGAAAGAGTTATCAACGACTTGTTTTTTTCATTATAAATACTACCAATCTCACCACCATAATCTCACACCTTGCTTAATTCGCTTCATCCAATCTATCGATTCAAAGCAGGTTTCTCTGTACTTGTCAAACGGTCATGGCCGCAGCAGCAGTTCTGTGTGGAAACAAGAGGTCGTTCTTATTCGAAGAAGATGTGTACCCTTCATCAATTCATCTACCCAAAAGACTTCGATGCTCTTCTTCTCCTACGGTTCCTCCTCAACATAATGTCACTTCACTTCGTCGTCTAGCTGAGGAAACCAAACCTGAACGTTTCGGAAAGAGAGCGAAGCTGACTCATGAGAATCTGAGCAATGTGGAGGAATGGGTTGAGCTGTTTGTTAGAGAGATGAGCAGCGCCACCAGCGTCGACGATGCCAAGTCACGTGCTGCAAAGGCGCTAGAGGTCTTTGAGCATGGGATCATGTCACGTGCTGCCGCCGAGGCTGAGGTGGTAGCCGCCCAGAAGGAGGAGCAGAATATGATGCTGAAACAAGAAATCCAAGAAATAAAAAAGGAGAATATGATTCAGAACGAGCGTCTTAAAGAATATCAGGGCCGAAACCAAGAACTAGAAGTTGCCAACTATGGCTTGCAACTGCACCTCAAGCGAGCTCAATGCAACACCTCCATCCCTCTAAGTTTCCATCCTCATGTCTTTTGATGGATTTGATCGATTTTGATTTTCTGAATTGTGATATATATATATATATATATATTATTTTTTTTTTCTAATAAGGAAGCTTAAGAGATATGCTATGTACTGTAAATGTTTGATAAAAGAAAGGAAAGGCTGATTGAATGCCGATCGAGATCCTTGATTTGATAAAAGAACTTCTGACTGTTACATATATTGTAATGAAAATTTTCTTTTTGGGAAGCATACTATTGTTATTTCAACAAGACTACTATTTCGCTTAACTTCTTCGATGGCCAACAATAGGGTCAGATCGATCAAAAGATGAGTTCAAAATGAACAAAGTAACGAGAAAACAGTAAGAAGCCACCAGTGGAAATAAATAACTCAAATAAGCGACTAGCACAGCTTGTTTGTGTTGCTGTAAACGTCCATTTCTAGATTCACTTAAAAGTACCCCTCTACTATTTTGCATTGAACAAGGCATAAATTGCATCATCGACGATTAGTTAAGGTTCAACAGAAGTCAGAACTGTACAAACTTCATGCTCAAGAAATCAATCATACAACTTGTAATTTAAGCTTTCGACTATATGTGTATGTATATATAATTAATTGAACTTGCAAACAAGAATGGGGCTTTCTTATACAAAGCTCTACCAATGTTATGAAACTACTGCACCTCAAGCAAGCTCAGTGCTATTCCGGCTGTACCAGTTTTATCATTTTTCTGCTTGTTGTCCATTGCTGGTGTTGTTGGCTCTGCCAATCAGTTGAAGCAAAGAAAACAGTTGGAGGTATTCGTGTATGTAAATGTTGATGAAAGTGATATGAGTATACATTTATACACTCTTTTGTAGGGATGACAATCATGACATCAAGGTATGGTATGCCTATATGTGTAAAAGCATTGGGGTGGAAGATGGTCATTAAACAACCACCATTTGATTTTTTTTTTAATAATGAATAATAATAAATAAATAAAACAAAAAATATGGTTTACGTAAATAGTTATTAGTTAGTAAGCATTTTTATAATTAGCTGACTAAGAATATTCATGTAATTTACATACTGATGTTGTGACCCTTAACCTAAAAAAAAACTAACGTACTTTGTTTTTAGTTAGTAAAAGGCTCTATTTTTATTATCACACTTTGGTCATCTCATCGGTCTTAGTTTTTTTTTTTTTTTTTTTTTTTGTCTATATGATCATATCACTTGTGTACATTTTCAGCCAAATCGGTGATCGTTAAGGTAACGAACTTGATAAAGGACGAACCAAATCTGTCAAACATTAACTGTTCAAGTTCATGATTCGTAAATCACAGTTACAAATACCTTAACGATTTTTAATTTAGCTGAAAAATTACAGAATTGATCTACTCAAATACCTATAAACTGAATGATGAAGATGTTGATATACGATCGAAAGTGGATGGACCAATAAAGTCTTCAACTAGTGCTCATTATAGAGGTACTCAATCCTCATTAAAATGGGCTTCCTGATTACATATTTATATTAGAGATGGTTGTCTACTCAATAATATACAACATATTCCCTCACTCGGTCGTTTCTCTCTTCTCTCAGTCTTTTTCACAACAACAAAAAGAGTTTTAAAAAACCAAAGTTCGCATAGCAACTGTAGAAGGCATCATAACCAAAAATAAATGAACTTGTCTAGCTTTCACCGGTATACAAGTTCGGGATGATGAAGAATTTTAAAGACTAAACCAATCATAGAATTACCTCTTCTTGAGTCGTGACGGCCCTTCTTCTCCTCTATAGCTATTTGCCAACTCGCTGTTAGCGTCACTTGACCCGAGTTCAACATCAGAGTCTGTTTTGAAGACAGGGAAAGGTTATGACCCAGCAGCAAAAGCAAAACTGCATAATGAATTCTACAATATCCAGCATTTATCTCAAGTCCTAACCCATTAAACACCATAATTGATACTAATATAACAAATGATCAAGTCTCCGCAACAAAGAAAGAGAAAAGATACATGATAGGATACCTTTATAGTTTAATTTCATACTCTCTTCATTTGGTGGCATTACTAGATGCACTCCGCAGCTTTTCAGGGGACCCATGCCAGGATAGACGTCTGGATGAAAACTAACTCGACATCGAAAAGGTGGCACCGGTCGACGATAACCAAACCCACTCATATCCATTCCATCGAACGGAATATATTGCAGCCACGCACCATGACTAACGACACTGTGTCTCGTCACTACTAGTACTTCGTCGATACGAATTTCGAATTTAAATTGTACATGCCTTTCACATAGAGCCAGTCCTGTTACTCCTGTATTCTCCCATTTGAAATTAGGAAGGACTTCAATATCATATTCATACAGTACTCTATCCTCTTCCAAGCCCATTCGACAGCTGAACCACTCTAGCATTTCATCACTTGCTGTAAACACAATCCTGAATTCAGACTTCTGAGAAGAGAGAAAAAGAGACAAGAGATCGGCCTTCCCCTCATGATGATGATGATTATCAATTTTATCATTCACTAACAAAGGTAGTTCCTTCTTGGCCTCCTCGACCAGATTGCCATACAGTCTCCAGCAATAGGAAAAGTCCAGGTCTCTGAACATTTGCGATTCTTGACGTTTCAAAATGCTTGATAACTTTGAAATCCTTTCCAATGATACGCAACCACTCACCTCCAAAATTTCTAAATTTGGTGTAAGTTCCGGAACCTCTTGAAGGTTCTTGCACTCTTTTAAATTAAGCCTCTTCAATACGATTAATTTGGCAAGTCCAGCGGGAAGACTCACAAAATTGCTGAATGAAAGATCAAGCGTGTGTAAGGCGGGGGCATGATCAAGCGTCACAAGGAAACCACAGTCTGAAATACTGAGGGAGAATAGCGAAGGAAACGCTAAATTGCCTTGATCAGAGTCTGATGAAATTTGCTTGCCGTAATGTGAAATGTTTGAGTTGGACGCTTCAGGGTATTCCACCTTATTAGAACATGGAGTTGGCGCCAGTTTTGGGCAACCTCCGAGTCCAAGATTCAATAGACGTTGTAATTCAAAAATGCTGAGCGGAAGAGTCGTAAGATTTTCACATCCGCGTAAGTACAGCTCTTTGAGATTATAGAGTTGGTGTCCAATTGATGAAGGCACTTCTGTGATGGCAGTTCCAGATACATTCATGCTAACCAAGGATTCCATCCTTCCCACAATTTCTGGGAATTTCTCCAGTCTCTTGCAGCCGCGAAAAGTAATATATTTCAGAGATTTCATTTTGACTATTCTTGGAAACATCTTAAGGTTATAGCAATCGTTGAGATCGAAGCGCACAAGGTTCTCAAGTGATCCAACAGAATGGTGCAACTCGGCTAAATTTGTACAGCCCCTTAAATTCAACCTCTCCAAGTTCGGGAACCTTCCAGACAAGTCAGGGATCTCTGTTAAGAATTTGCAACTTCTGAAGCTTAGAGATTTCAAATTTTGCAAA encodes the following:
- the LOC101313025 gene encoding probable MYST-like histone acetyltransferase 1-like; translation: MGSIGTSPVPENGSDTPNGATVTYDGDTKPHTGDGYPPSAAVTTPESEASKKRRMSLLPLEVGTSVLCRWRDNKYHGVKVIERRRVHGGGPNDYEYYVHYTEFNRRLDEWVKLDQLDLDSVEAVVDEKVEDKVTSLKMTRHQKRKIDETHVEGHEELDAASLREHEEFTKVKNIATIELGRYEIETWYFSPFPPEYNDSGKLYFCEFCLNFMKRKEQLQRHMRKCDLKHPPGDEIYRNHTLSMFEVDGKKNKVYGQNLCYLAKLFLDHKTLYYDVDLFLFYILCECDDRGCHMVGYFSKEKHSEESYNLACILTLPPYQRKGYGKFLIAFSYELSKKEGKVGTPERPLSDLGLLSYRGYWTRVLLDILKKHKGNISIKELSDMTAIKAEDILTTLQSLELIQYRKGQHVICADPKVLDRHLKAAGPAGLEVDVGKLIWTPYKEQG